From Pseudomonas vanderleydeniana, the proteins below share one genomic window:
- a CDS encoding GGDEF domain-containing protein — MKTPIQTNSVDFDSAKLQRLGFGQAPSLFHRPTTLTQLRQQLMLQLQTSLEPERIMGLFFREIQRLVPLQSLVYVHQPSDLRLEFGQRGHHSVSYSLSHEGEHMGELLFRRSQRFTEQELGNLESLLSCLLYPMRNALLYRAATQSALRDPLTETGNRIAMDQTLQREIDLARRHSQPLSLLMLDIDHFKRINDSYGHTAGDQVLKAVANSIKEQLRNIDMIFRYGGEEFLIVLSNTGREAAAMVGERLRHAAQSRDYAANEQTIALTVSLGCATLLPGESLQSLLRRADGALYVAKREGRNRLAMAG, encoded by the coding sequence ATGAAGACACCGATCCAGACCAACTCCGTTGACTTCGATAGCGCCAAGTTGCAGCGCCTGGGTTTCGGCCAAGCCCCTTCCCTGTTCCATCGCCCGACCACGCTGACCCAACTGCGCCAGCAACTGATGCTGCAACTGCAGACCAGCCTGGAGCCGGAACGCATCATGGGGCTGTTCTTCCGCGAGATTCAACGCCTGGTGCCGCTACAGTCGCTGGTCTACGTGCACCAGCCGAGCGACCTGCGCCTGGAGTTCGGCCAACGCGGACACCATTCGGTGAGCTACAGCCTCAGCCATGAAGGCGAACACATGGGTGAACTGCTGTTTCGCCGCAGCCAGCGCTTCACCGAACAGGAACTGGGCAACCTTGAATCGCTGCTGTCCTGCCTGCTCTATCCGATGCGCAACGCCCTGCTCTATCGGGCGGCGACCCAGAGCGCATTGCGCGATCCACTGACCGAAACCGGCAACCGCATTGCCATGGACCAGACCCTGCAGCGGGAAATCGACCTGGCACGCCGCCACAGCCAGCCACTGTCGCTGCTGATGCTGGATATCGATCATTTCAAGCGGATCAACGACAGCTATGGCCACACGGCCGGCGACCAGGTACTCAAGGCCGTCGCCAACTCGATCAAGGAACAGTTGCGCAACATCGACATGATCTTTCGCTACGGTGGGGAAGAGTTTCTCATCGTCCTGTCCAACACCGGCCGGGAAGCCGCGGCCATGGTGGGCGAGCGCCTACGCCATGCCGCACAGTCCCGGGACTATGCCGCGAACGAGCAGACCATCGCGCTGACGGTAAGCCTGGGCTGCGCCACCCTGCTACCCGGCGAGTCGCTGCAAAGCCTGCTGCGCCGCGCCGACGGTGCCTTGTATGTAGCCAAGCGCGAAGGTCGCAACCGACTGGCGATGGCGGGCTAG
- a CDS encoding YciK family oxidoreductase, translating into MFDYSARPELLKDRVILVTGAGRGIGAAAAKSYAAHGATVLLLGKTEANLTQVYDEIEAAGHPQPAVIPFNLETALPHQYDELAAMIENEFGHLDGLLHNASIIGPRTPLEQLSGDNFMRVMQVNVNAMFMLTSTLLPLLKLSRDASVIFTSSSVGRKGRAYWGAYGVSKFATEGLMQTLADELDTVAPVRANSINPGATRTSMRAQAYPGENPLNNPTPEEIMPVYLYLMGPDSAGINGQAFNAQ; encoded by the coding sequence ATGTTTGATTATTCCGCCCGCCCCGAACTGCTCAAGGACCGGGTGATTCTGGTCACCGGCGCCGGTCGCGGCATCGGCGCAGCCGCCGCCAAGAGCTACGCCGCCCACGGCGCCACTGTCCTGCTGCTTGGCAAGACCGAAGCCAACCTGACCCAGGTCTACGACGAAATCGAAGCCGCCGGTCATCCGCAGCCGGCCGTGATTCCCTTCAACCTGGAAACCGCCCTGCCCCACCAGTACGACGAACTGGCGGCGATGATCGAGAACGAATTCGGCCACCTCGACGGCCTGCTGCACAACGCCTCGATCATCGGTCCGCGCACGCCGCTGGAGCAGCTCTCGGGCGACAATTTCATGCGGGTCATGCAGGTCAACGTCAACGCGATGTTCATGCTCACCAGCACCCTGTTGCCACTGCTCAAGCTGTCCCGGGACGCCTCGGTGATCTTCACGTCCAGCAGCGTCGGCCGCAAGGGCCGCGCCTACTGGGGCGCCTATGGCGTGTCCAAGTTCGCCACCGAGGGACTGATGCAGACGCTCGCCGACGAACTGGATACCGTCGCCCCGGTACGCGCCAACAGCATCAACCCGGGCGCCACCCGCACCAGCATGCGCGCCCAGGCCTATCCCGGCGAGAACCCGCTGAACAATCCGACCCCGGAAGAAATCATGCCGGTCTATCTCTACCTGATGGGGCCGGACAGTGCCGGCATCAACGGCCAGGCCTTCAACGCCCAGTAA
- the mupP gene encoding N-acetylmuramic acid 6-phosphate phosphatase MupP, with protein sequence MRLRAVLFDMDGTLLDTAPDFIAICQAMLADRGLPPIADKLIRDEISGGARAMVAVTFMMDPESPGFEELRQEFLERYLKACAVHSKLFDGMGELLEDIEKARLVWGVVTNKPVRFAEPIMQQLGLAERSALLICPDHVTRSKPDPEPLLLACKMLDLDPASVLFVGDDLRDIESGRDAGTRTAAVRYGYIHPDDNPDHWGADVVVDHPLELRRVLDQALCSC encoded by the coding sequence ATGCGCTTGAGAGCGGTTCTTTTCGACATGGACGGCACCCTGCTCGATACCGCGCCGGACTTCATCGCCATCTGCCAGGCCATGCTGGCTGATCGTGGGCTGCCGCCGATTGCCGACAAGCTGATTCGCGACGAGATCTCCGGCGGCGCCCGGGCGATGGTCGCGGTGACCTTCATGATGGACCCCGAGTCGCCAGGCTTCGAGGAACTGCGCCAGGAATTCCTCGAGCGTTACCTCAAGGCCTGCGCGGTGCACAGCAAGCTGTTCGACGGCATGGGCGAGCTGCTGGAGGATATCGAGAAGGCCAGGCTGGTCTGGGGCGTGGTCACCAACAAGCCGGTGCGCTTCGCCGAACCGATCATGCAGCAACTCGGCTTGGCCGAGCGCTCGGCGCTGCTGATCTGCCCGGATCACGTCACCCGGAGCAAGCCGGACCCCGAGCCGCTGCTCCTCGCCTGCAAGATGCTCGACCTGGACCCGGCCAGCGTGCTGTTCGTCGGCGACGACCTGCGCGATATCGAGTCGGGCCGCGATGCCGGCACCCGTACTGCCGCGGTGCGCTACGGTTACATCCATCCGGACGACAACCCCGATCACTGGGGCGCCGACGTGGTCGTCGACCATCCACTGGAACTGCGCCGGGTGCTGGATCAAGCCCTGTGCAGTTGCTGA
- the ubiG gene encoding bifunctional 2-polyprenyl-6-hydroxyphenol methylase/3-demethylubiquinol 3-O-methyltransferase UbiG — protein MSNVDHAEIAKFEALAHRWWDRESEFKPLHDINPLRVNWIDERVKLAGKKVLDVGCGGGILSEAMAQRGATVMGIDMGEAPLAVAQLHQLESGVDVEYRQITAEALAEEMPEQFDVVTCLEMLEHVPDPSSVIRACFRMVKPGGQVFFSTINRNPKAYLFAIVGAEYIMGLLPRGTHDFKKFIRPSELGAWSRDAGLAVKDIIGLTYNPLTKHYKLAADVGVNYMIQTLREE, from the coding sequence ATGAGCAACGTCGACCACGCCGAAATCGCCAAGTTCGAAGCCCTGGCCCACCGCTGGTGGGACCGCGAGAGCGAGTTCAAGCCACTGCACGACATCAACCCGCTGCGGGTCAACTGGATCGACGAGCGCGTCAAGCTCGCCGGCAAGAAGGTGCTCGACGTCGGTTGCGGCGGCGGCATCCTCAGTGAAGCCATGGCCCAGCGCGGCGCCACGGTGATGGGTATCGACATGGGCGAAGCGCCGCTGGCCGTGGCCCAGCTGCACCAGCTGGAGTCGGGTGTAGACGTCGAATACCGGCAGATCACCGCCGAGGCACTGGCCGAGGAAATGCCCGAGCAGTTCGACGTGGTCACCTGCCTGGAGATGCTCGAGCACGTACCCGATCCGTCGTCGGTGATCCGCGCCTGCTTCCGCATGGTCAAGCCTGGCGGCCAGGTGTTCTTCTCCACCATCAACCGCAACCCCAAGGCCTACCTGTTCGCCATCGTCGGCGCGGAATACATCATGGGCCTGCTGCCACGCGGCACCCATGACTTCAAGAAGTTCATCCGCCCATCCGAACTGGGCGCCTGGAGCCGCGACGCGGGCCTGGCGGTCAAGGACATCATCGGCCTGACCTACAACCCGCTGACCAAGCACTACAAACTGGCAGCGGACGTAGGCGTGAACTACATGATCCAGACCCTGCGCGAGGAGTGA
- a CDS encoding TRZ/ATZ family hydrolase produces MPHIAAPLDLLLLPTWLVPVEPAGVVLREHGLGIRDGRIAFIGPRTEALKRVAGEVRELPGTLLAPGLVNAHGHAAMTLFRGLADDLPLMTWLEKHIWPAEGKWVSEDFVRDGTDLAIAEQIKGGISCFSDMYFYPKVASQCVHDSGIRAQIAMPILDFPIPGAASADEALRQAIELFGDLKHHPRIRIAFGPHAPYTVGDENLEKIRVIAEELDAAIHMHVHETAFEVQQALEQHGERPLARLARLGLLGPRLQTVHMTQISDDDLALLVESNTSVIHCPESNLKLASGFCPVERLWQAGVNVAIGTDGAASNNDLDLLGETRTAALLAKAVAGSASALDAHRALRMATLNGARALGLDSEIGSLELGKAADIVAFDLGGMAQQPVYDPISTLIYAAGRDCVQHLWVGGKQLLDDRRLTRLDEQKLTATARTWGQRIGGHAH; encoded by the coding sequence ATGCCACACATCGCCGCCCCGCTCGACCTGCTGTTGCTGCCCACCTGGCTGGTGCCCGTGGAACCTGCCGGCGTCGTGCTGAGGGAGCATGGCCTGGGCATCCGCGACGGACGCATCGCCTTTATCGGCCCGCGCACCGAAGCCTTGAAGCGGGTGGCCGGCGAAGTCCGCGAACTGCCGGGAACATTGCTCGCCCCAGGCTTGGTCAACGCCCACGGGCATGCCGCCATGACCCTGTTCCGCGGCCTTGCCGACGACCTGCCACTGATGACCTGGCTGGAGAAGCACATCTGGCCGGCCGAGGGCAAATGGGTCAGCGAGGACTTCGTCCGCGACGGTACCGACCTGGCCATCGCCGAACAGATCAAGGGCGGTATCAGCTGTTTTTCGGACATGTACTTCTACCCGAAAGTTGCCAGCCAATGCGTGCACGACAGCGGCATCCGCGCGCAGATCGCCATGCCCATCCTCGATTTCCCGATTCCCGGGGCCGCCAGCGCCGATGAAGCCCTGCGCCAGGCCATCGAGCTGTTCGGCGACCTCAAGCATCACCCACGCATCAGGATAGCCTTCGGCCCGCATGCGCCCTATACCGTTGGTGATGAAAACCTGGAGAAAATCCGCGTCATCGCCGAAGAACTCGACGCCGCGATCCACATGCACGTGCATGAAACCGCCTTCGAGGTGCAGCAGGCGCTCGAGCAGCACGGCGAACGCCCGCTGGCCCGCCTGGCCCGCCTCGGCCTGCTGGGACCACGCCTGCAAACCGTGCACATGACCCAAATCAGCGATGACGACCTGGCTTTGCTGGTAGAAAGCAACACCAGCGTGATTCACTGTCCAGAATCGAACCTGAAACTGGCCAGCGGTTTCTGCCCGGTGGAACGCCTATGGCAGGCCGGCGTCAATGTGGCCATAGGCACCGATGGCGCGGCGAGCAACAATGACCTGGACCTGCTCGGCGAAACCCGTACCGCCGCCCTGCTGGCCAAGGCTGTCGCCGGCTCCGCCAGCGCCCTGGATGCCCATCGCGCGCTGCGCATGGCCACCCTCAACGGCGCGCGGGCCCTGGGCCTGGATAGCGAAATCGGCAGCCTGGAACTGGGCAAGGCCGCGGACATCGTCGCCTTCGACCTCGGTGGCATGGCCCAGCAACCGGTCTACGACCCGATCTCCACGCTGATCTACGCCGCCGGACGCGATTGTGTGCAACACCTTTGGGTGGGCGGCAAGCAACTGCTCGACGACCGGCGCCTGACCCGCCTGGATGAACAGAAATTGACCGCGACGGCCCGAACCTGGGGCCAGCGCATTGGCGGACACGCCCATTGA
- the mtnA gene encoding S-methyl-5-thioribose-1-phosphate isomerase, with product MRDRLLAAEKVKAIDWRQGTLCLLDQRILPFEQSWLACGSAGAVAEAIRAMAVRGAPAIGICAAYGVVLAARARLAEGGDWAAALEEDFALLAAARPAAASLSWALGRMRERLARVRDAADPLAALEAEAVAIHDSDREANLTMAQLGVELIRKHQGNAQAILTHCNTGALASGGFGTALGVIRGAFVEGMVERVYVDETRPWLQGSRLTAWALASEGIPVTVSADSAAAHVMKARGVTWVVIGADRIAANGDVASKIGTYQLAVCAMHHGVRFMVVAASSAIDLELASGDEIVLEEHEGDELLGAGGKRLDVQIDTFNPIFDVTPADLIDVIVTEKGIIERPDTAKLAQLMCRKRLH from the coding sequence ATGCGCGATCGGTTGTTGGCAGCGGAAAAGGTCAAGGCCATCGATTGGCGCCAGGGGACCTTGTGCCTGCTCGACCAGCGTATCCTGCCGTTCGAGCAGAGTTGGCTGGCCTGCGGCAGTGCCGGGGCGGTGGCCGAGGCGATTCGTGCGATGGCCGTGCGTGGCGCGCCGGCCATCGGTATCTGCGCGGCCTATGGCGTCGTGCTGGCGGCGCGTGCGCGGCTTGCCGAAGGCGGTGACTGGGCGGCGGCGCTGGAGGAGGATTTCGCCTTGCTGGCGGCGGCGCGCCCGGCAGCGGCCAGCCTGTCCTGGGCTCTCGGGCGGATGCGCGAGCGGCTGGCGCGGGTGCGCGATGCCGCTGATCCGCTTGCGGCGCTGGAGGCCGAGGCTGTCGCCATCCATGACAGCGATCGCGAAGCCAACCTGACCATGGCGCAACTGGGCGTCGAGCTGATTCGCAAGCACCAGGGCAATGCCCAGGCGATTCTCACTCATTGCAACACCGGGGCCTTGGCTAGCGGTGGCTTTGGCACCGCGCTGGGGGTGATCCGCGGGGCGTTCGTCGAGGGCATGGTCGAGCGGGTCTATGTCGATGAAACCCGGCCATGGCTGCAAGGCTCGCGCCTGACCGCCTGGGCGCTGGCCAGCGAAGGTATCCCGGTGACGGTGAGTGCCGATTCCGCCGCGGCCCATGTGATGAAGGCCAGGGGCGTGACCTGGGTGGTCATCGGTGCCGACCGCATCGCTGCCAATGGTGATGTGGCGAGCAAGATCGGTACCTATCAGTTGGCCGTCTGTGCCATGCATCACGGCGTGCGGTTCATGGTGGTGGCGGCGAGCTCGGCTATCGACCTGGAACTGGCCAGTGGCGATGAAATCGTCCTGGAGGAGCATGAAGGGGACGAACTGCTGGGGGCTGGCGGGAAGCGTCTCGATGTCCAGATCGATACCTTCAACCCGATTTTCGACGTGACTCCGGCGGACCTGATCGATGTCATCGTGACCGAAAAAGGCATCATCGAGCGACCGGACACCGCCAAGCTGGCCCAGCTGATGTGTCGCAAGCGCCTGCACTGA
- the gyrA gene encoding DNA gyrase subunit A: MGELAKEILPVNIEDELKQSYLDYAMSVIVGRALPDARDGLKPVHRRVLFAMSELGNDWNKPYKKSARVVGDVIGKYHPHGDTAVYDTIVRMAQPFSLRYLLVDGQGNFGSVDGDNAAAMRYTEVRMTKLAHELLADLHKETVDWVPNYDGTEQIPAVMPTRIPNLLVNGSSGIAVGMATNIPPHNLGEVIDGCLALIDNPDVTVDELMQYIPGPDFPTAGIINGRAGIIEAYRTGRGRIYMRARSTVEDIDKVGGRQQIVITELPYQLNKARLIEKIAELVKEKKLEGISELRDESDKDGMRVVIELRRGEVPEVILNNLYAQTQLQSVFGINIVALIDGRPRVLNLKDLLEAFVRHRREVVTRRTVFELRKARERGHILEGQAVALSNIDPVIALIKASPTPSEAKEALISTPWESSAVMTMVERAGADSCRPENLDPQYGLRDGKYFLSPEQAQAILELRLHRLTGLEHEKLLAEYQEILNQIGELIRILNSSVRLMEVIREELEVIRAEYGDARRTEILDARLDLTLGDMIPEEERVVTISHSGYAKTQPLSAYQAQRRGGKGKSATGVKDEDYISHLLVANSHATLLLFSSKGKVYWLKTYEIPEASRAARGRPLVNLLPLDEGEYITTMLQIDLEALQQSAGADDELDDADDAVIEGEVIEADDAGDAAEEVDGDTAELVAEPTGAYIFMATAFGTVKKTPLSQFSRPRTSGLIALKLKEGDTLIAAAITDGAKEVMLFSDAGKVIRFAESVVREMGRGARGIRGMRIGKGQKLISMLIPESGAQILTASERGFGKRTPLSKFPRRGRGGQGVIAMVTKERNGQLIGAIQVQEGEEIMLISDQGTLVRTRVDEVSSLGRNTQGVTLIKLANDETLVGLERVQEPSEVEGEELEMGVDAEFEGEMPIDGVADESAADDAADEVERQD, translated from the coding sequence ATGGGCGAACTGGCCAAAGAAATCCTCCCGGTCAATATCGAAGACGAGCTGAAACAGTCCTACCTCGACTACGCGATGAGCGTGATTGTCGGACGGGCACTGCCCGATGCGCGTGATGGCTTGAAGCCCGTGCACCGGCGTGTCCTGTTCGCCATGAGCGAACTGGGTAACGACTGGAACAAGCCGTACAAGAAATCTGCCCGTGTGGTCGGTGACGTGATCGGTAAATATCACCCGCACGGTGATACGGCCGTATACGACACCATCGTTCGGATGGCGCAGCCATTCTCCCTGCGCTACCTGCTGGTCGACGGCCAGGGCAACTTCGGTTCCGTCGACGGCGACAACGCCGCGGCGATGCGATACACCGAAGTGCGCATGACCAAGCTGGCGCACGAGCTGCTGGCCGACCTGCACAAGGAAACCGTGGACTGGGTGCCGAACTATGACGGCACCGAGCAGATCCCGGCGGTCATGCCGACCCGCATCCCCAACCTGCTGGTCAACGGCTCCAGCGGTATCGCCGTGGGCATGGCGACCAACATCCCGCCACACAACCTCGGTGAAGTGATCGACGGTTGCCTGGCATTGATCGACAACCCCGATGTCACCGTCGATGAGCTGATGCAGTACATCCCGGGCCCGGACTTCCCGACCGCGGGGATCATCAACGGTCGCGCCGGCATCATCGAGGCCTATCGCACCGGTCGCGGCCGCATCTACATGCGGGCCCGCTCGACCGTCGAGGATATCGACAAGGTCGGTGGCCGCCAGCAGATCGTCATCACCGAGCTGCCCTACCAGCTGAACAAGGCTCGCCTGATCGAGAAGATCGCCGAGCTGGTCAAGGAGAAGAAACTCGAGGGCATCAGCGAGCTGCGCGACGAGTCCGACAAGGACGGCATGCGCGTGGTAATCGAGCTGCGCCGTGGTGAAGTGCCCGAGGTGATCCTCAACAACCTCTACGCCCAGACCCAGTTGCAGAGCGTCTTCGGTATCAACATCGTCGCGCTGATCGACGGTCGTCCGCGTGTCCTGAACCTCAAGGACCTGCTGGAAGCCTTCGTTCGTCACCGTCGCGAAGTGGTGACCCGCCGTACCGTGTTCGAACTGCGCAAGGCGCGTGAACGTGGCCATATCCTCGAAGGCCAGGCCGTTGCACTGTCGAACATCGACCCGGTGATCGCCCTGATCAAGGCCTCGCCGACGCCGTCGGAAGCCAAGGAGGCGCTGATCAGCACGCCTTGGGAGTCCAGCGCGGTGATGACCATGGTCGAGCGTGCCGGGGCTGATTCCTGCCGCCCGGAGAACCTCGATCCGCAGTATGGCCTGCGTGATGGCAAGTACTTCCTGTCGCCGGAGCAGGCTCAGGCCATCCTGGAGCTGCGTCTGCACCGCCTGACCGGCCTGGAGCACGAGAAGCTGCTGGCCGAGTACCAGGAGATCCTCAACCAGATCGGCGAGCTGATCCGTATCCTCAACAGCTCCGTGCGCCTGATGGAAGTGATCCGCGAAGAACTGGAAGTGATCCGTGCCGAGTACGGCGATGCGCGTCGCACCGAGATCCTCGATGCGCGCCTCGACCTGACCCTGGGCGACATGATTCCGGAAGAAGAGCGCGTGGTGACCATTTCCCACAGCGGCTACGCCAAGACCCAGCCATTGTCGGCCTACCAGGCCCAGCGCCGTGGCGGCAAGGGCAAGTCGGCGACCGGCGTCAAGGATGAGGACTACATCTCCCACCTGCTGGTTGCCAACAGCCATGCCACGCTCCTGCTGTTCTCCAGCAAGGGCAAGGTCTACTGGCTCAAGACCTACGAGATTCCCGAGGCTTCCCGTGCTGCGCGCGGTCGTCCGCTGGTCAACCTGCTGCCGCTGGATGAGGGTGAGTACATCACCACCATGCTGCAGATCGACCTGGAGGCCCTGCAGCAGAGCGCCGGTGCCGATGACGAGCTGGACGATGCCGATGATGCGGTGATCGAAGGCGAAGTGATCGAGGCCGATGACGCTGGCGATGCTGCTGAAGAGGTCGACGGCGACACTGCTGAGCTGGTGGCCGAACCGACCGGCGCCTATATCTTCATGGCCACCGCTTTCGGTACGGTCAAGAAAACCCCGCTGTCGCAATTCAGCCGTCCGCGTACCAGTGGCCTGATCGCCCTGAAGCTCAAGGAAGGCGACACCCTGATCGCCGCCGCGATCACCGACGGTGCCAAGGAGGTCATGCTGTTCTCCGATGCGGGCAAGGTGATTCGCTTTGCTGAAAGCGTGGTTCGCGAAATGGGCCGTGGCGCCCGTGGTATCCGCGGCATGCGGATCGGCAAGGGGCAGAAGCTGATCTCCATGCTGATTCCGGAATCGGGCGCGCAGATCCTCACCGCCTCCGAGCGTGGTTTCGGCAAGCGTACGCCACTGAGCAAGTTCCCGCGTCGTGGGCGTGGCGGCCAGGGCGTCATCGCCATGGTCACCAAGGAGCGCAACGGCCAGTTGATCGGTGCGATCCAGGTGCAGGAAGGTGAGGAAATCATGCTGATTTCCGACCAGGGCACCCTGGTTCGTACCCGTGTCGACGAAGTTTCCAGCCTGGGTCGTAACACCCAGGGCGTGACCCTGATCAAGCTGGCCAATGATGAAACGCTGGTGGGGCTTGAGCGGGTCCAGGAGCCTTCGGAAGTCGAGGGTGAGGAGCTGGAGATGGGTGTGGACGCCGAGTTCGAGGGCGAAATGCCGATCGACGGTGTCGCCGATGAGTCGGCGGCGGATGATGCAGCCGATGAAGTTGAGCGGCAGGATTAA
- the serC gene encoding 3-phosphoserine/phosphohydroxythreonine transaminase — MSKRAYNFCAGPAALPEAVLLRAQSELLDWQGKGLSVMEMSHRSDEFVSIAERAEQDLRDLLDIPSNYKVLFLQGGASQQFAQVALNLLPESGKADYVETGIWSKKAIEEASRFGNVNVAASAKPYDYFAIPGQNEWKLSKDAAYVHYVSNETIGGLEFDWIPETGDVPLVTDMSSNILSRAVDVSRFGMIYAGAQKNIGPSGIVVNIVREDLLGRARSICPTMLDYKVAADNGSMYNTPPTLAWYLSGLVFQWLKEQGGVEAIGRLNDLKQRTLYDFIDASGLYSNPVNKSNRSWMNVPFRLADDRLDKPFLAGADARGLLNLKGHRSVGGMRASIYNAVGIDAVNALVAYMAEFEKEHG, encoded by the coding sequence GTGAGCAAACGAGCCTATAACTTCTGCGCAGGTCCTGCTGCGCTGCCTGAAGCTGTCCTGTTGCGTGCCCAGTCGGAGTTGCTGGACTGGCAAGGCAAGGGGCTGTCGGTCATGGAAATGAGCCATCGCAGCGATGAGTTCGTCTCCATCGCCGAGCGGGCCGAGCAGGATCTGCGCGATCTGCTGGATATCCCCTCGAACTACAAGGTGCTGTTCCTGCAGGGCGGCGCCAGCCAGCAGTTTGCCCAGGTCGCCTTGAACCTGCTGCCGGAAAGCGGCAAGGCCGACTATGTCGAGACCGGTATCTGGTCGAAGAAGGCCATCGAGGAAGCTTCGCGTTTCGGTAACGTCAACGTCGCTGCCAGCGCCAAGCCCTATGACTACTTCGCCATCCCGGGCCAGAACGAGTGGAAGCTGTCGAAAGACGCGGCCTATGTCCACTATGTCTCGAACGAGACCATTGGCGGCCTGGAGTTCGATTGGATCCCGGAAACTGGCGACGTGCCGCTGGTCACCGACATGTCCTCGAACATTCTCTCGCGTGCCGTGGACGTTTCCCGCTTCGGCATGATCTACGCTGGCGCGCAGAAGAACATTGGCCCGAGCGGTATCGTCGTCAATATCGTGCGCGAAGACCTGCTGGGGCGTGCACGCTCGATCTGCCCGACCATGCTCGACTACAAGGTCGCGGCCGACAACGGTTCGATGTACAACACCCCGCCGACCCTGGCCTGGTACCTGTCGGGCCTGGTGTTCCAGTGGCTCAAGGAGCAGGGCGGTGTCGAGGCGATCGGCAGGCTCAACGATCTCAAGCAGCGCACGCTGTATGATTTCATCGACGCCAGCGGCCTCTACAGCAACCCGGTCAACAAGAGCAACCGCTCGTGGATGAACGTGCCGTTCCGCCTGGCCGACGATCGCCTGGACAAGCCGTTCCTGGCTGGTGCCGACGCTCGTGGCCTGCTGAACCTCAAGGGGCACCGCTCCGTGGGTGGCATGCGTGCCTCCATCTATAACGCCGTGGGTATCGATGCGGTCAACGCACTGGTCGCCTACATGGCAGAGTTCGAGAAGGAACACGGCTGA
- the pheA gene encoding prephenate dehydratase, producing the protein MAEQELKALRLRIDSLDEKILELISERARCAQEVARVKMGSLAEGEVPVFYRPEREAQVLKRVMDRNQGPLGNEEMARLFREIMSSCLALEQPLKVAYLGPEGTFTQAAAMKHFGHAVISKPMAAIDEVFREVAAGAVNFGVVPVENSTEGAVNHTLDSFLEHDMVICGEVELRIHHHLLVGENTKTDSISRIYSHAQSLAQCRKWLDAHYPNVERVAVSSNAEAAKRVKGEWNSAAIAGDMAAGLYGLTRLAEKIEDRPDNSTRFLMIGNQEVPPTGDDKTSIIVSMSNKPGALHELLVPFHDNGIDLTRIETRPSRSGKWTYVFFIDFVGHHRDPLVKGVLEKISQEAVALKVLGSYPKAVL; encoded by the coding sequence ATGGCTGAACAGGAACTCAAGGCGCTGCGCCTGCGCATCGACAGTCTCGACGAGAAGATCCTCGAGCTGATCAGCGAGCGCGCCCGCTGCGCCCAGGAAGTCGCACGGGTCAAGATGGGCTCGCTGGCCGAGGGCGAAGTACCGGTGTTCTATCGCCCCGAGCGTGAGGCGCAGGTGCTCAAGCGCGTCATGGACCGCAACCAGGGCCCGCTGGGTAACGAGGAGATGGCGCGGCTGTTCCGTGAAATCATGTCCTCCTGCCTGGCCCTGGAGCAGCCGCTGAAAGTGGCCTACCTGGGCCCCGAGGGGACCTTCACCCAGGCCGCGGCGATGAAGCACTTCGGCCATGCGGTGATCAGCAAGCCGATGGCGGCCATCGACGAGGTGTTCCGCGAGGTCGCCGCAGGTGCGGTGAACTTCGGCGTGGTGCCGGTGGAAAACTCCACCGAGGGTGCGGTCAACCACACCCTCGACAGCTTCCTCGAACACGACATGGTGATCTGTGGCGAAGTCGAGCTGCGTATCCATCATCACCTGCTGGTGGGCGAGAACACCAAGACCGACAGCATCAGCCGTATCTACTCCCATGCCCAGTCCCTGGCCCAGTGCCGCAAGTGGCTGGACGCCCATTACCCGAATGTCGAGCGCGTGGCGGTGTCGAGCAACGCCGAGGCGGCCAAGCGGGTCAAGGGTGAGTGGAACTCGGCGGCGATCGCCGGTGATATGGCGGCTGGCCTGTACGGCCTGACCCGCCTGGCCGAGAAAATCGAGGACCGTCCGGACAACTCCACGCGGTTCCTGATGATCGGCAACCAGGAAGTGCCACCGACTGGCGACGACAAGACGTCGATCATTGTCTCCATGAGTAACAAGCCGGGTGCGCTGCATGAGTTGCTGGTGCCGTTTCATGACAACGGTATCGACCTGACGCGCATCGAAACCCGGCCATCGCGCAGCGGCAAGTGGACCTACGTCTTCTTCATCGACTTCGTCGGCCACCACCGCGACCCGCTGGTCAAGGGTGTGCTGGAGAAGATCAGTCAGGAGGCGGTAGCGCTCAAGGTGCTGGGCTCCTACCCGAAAGCGGTTCTCTAA